CTTCGAGCGCGAGGAATACCCACACCACGGCGAGGAAGTGGGTGAACGCGTTATTCTACGGATTCGACCCGATCGCGTGGTCACGAACGGTGACTGACCCGAGACGCGCTCGAGACGTCCACTGCAATTTTAGAACCGTCCTGGTTCCCGGTAGGTGCCGAGGGCGCCGTGACAGTCGGGACAGTGCACGATCAACAGGTCGCCCGATTCGTGACGGATCAGCGCCGACGTTTCGACCGTTCGCTT
This region of Natronosalvus halobius genomic DNA includes:
- a CDS encoding zf-TFIIB domain-containing protein, with translation MPTCPYCKRTVETSALIRHESGDLLIVHCPDCHGALGTYREPGRF